A genomic stretch from Shewanella sediminis HAW-EB3 includes:
- a CDS encoding DUF6351 family protein, which produces MNQRLLILLSALSLLICACEQDPLVKRQVKAVAPMNQENTLLQIDKHISLTPRPEETFSFPIQIGEVGPADSLYSGKRQYPFYCMTVDAGLGQPLVDNEEGYGVPIYDDNEQLIGYSKDCLIRSRLDYYYAVAGEVDDDDSIEPYNIDNPPATSDISHIEVEGKLVPEIYRLERGSINRYIYHIVMLVPEYGLGNRNIKQYWNKKLLYQFKGGSSIGFRQGQMGAERFIGRRRSLLSQGYAVVGSSGNNTSYSYNMLLAEDIARRVKKQFTSLYGDPIYTLGIGGSGGALAQYLIAQNSEGILDGLMPLYSYPDMVSQSIFILDCDLLQHYFNITANDNDKWRDWEQRENIEGMNGINDFSHPYTFLVPLNQLFAGAWPSMPNGSSECVYSWFIASTFFYNPKQGYIKPFFSDDVKAQVNWTYWQDLAQIYGVDNNGFARTTWGNEGVQYGLMALRRGDISIEEFIHLNQYIGSWVPQDKMREETAFTPFGMKFPLWLSLWSRNNITEPSPDIAKRKPADPKAIDNGYRYGQIFIGKAEVPILEIRHYLEDELNMHHTAASFESRLRIQSYQGHNDNQVIWISHKDYTPLKEGVEYLDRWLMNIKASDDKDPVAAKPQSLRDACIGSRGEILFEGDNVWDGEWNSKPSGECSKVFPNYSNIRVQAGGPWAGSIFKCGRIPVASAIANGTYGDISMTPYLQKLTSIFPGGVCDYNQGDIARPDMGLSPMLHAKKSPKIRYSNQTKAK; this is translated from the coding sequence ATGAACCAAAGACTGTTAATTCTTCTATCTGCCTTATCACTTCTTATCTGCGCATGCGAACAAGATCCTTTGGTAAAACGCCAAGTGAAAGCCGTGGCTCCAATGAACCAAGAAAATACACTATTACAGATAGATAAGCACATAAGCCTCACTCCAAGACCAGAAGAGACCTTCTCTTTCCCTATACAGATTGGTGAGGTCGGTCCCGCCGACAGTCTCTACTCAGGTAAGCGCCAATACCCCTTTTACTGCATGACAGTCGATGCCGGTCTGGGACAACCTTTAGTCGATAATGAGGAAGGCTATGGAGTGCCTATATACGATGATAATGAGCAGCTTATTGGCTACAGTAAAGACTGCTTAATAAGGTCGAGACTGGATTACTACTATGCAGTGGCCGGCGAAGTCGATGACGACGACTCAATCGAGCCCTACAACATAGACAATCCACCAGCAACATCCGACATATCCCATATAGAGGTAGAGGGAAAGCTCGTCCCCGAGATCTATCGATTGGAAAGAGGCAGCATCAACCGTTACATCTATCATATCGTCATGTTAGTGCCTGAATATGGCCTGGGTAACCGCAATATAAAGCAGTACTGGAACAAGAAGCTGCTCTATCAATTTAAAGGCGGATCCAGCATCGGCTTCCGCCAGGGACAGATGGGAGCCGAACGATTTATCGGCAGACGGAGATCTCTCTTATCACAAGGATACGCGGTAGTCGGCTCCAGCGGTAATAACACCAGCTACTCCTATAACATGCTCCTGGCCGAAGATATTGCCAGGAGAGTAAAGAAACAGTTCACCTCCCTCTATGGCGATCCCATATATACCTTGGGCATTGGCGGCTCGGGTGGAGCACTGGCCCAATACCTGATCGCACAAAACAGCGAGGGGATACTGGATGGGTTAATGCCGCTATACAGCTATCCGGATATGGTCTCACAATCAATTTTCATACTCGATTGTGACCTGCTACAGCATTACTTCAATATTACCGCGAATGACAATGACAAGTGGCGGGACTGGGAGCAGAGAGAAAATATTGAAGGCATGAATGGTATCAATGATTTCAGTCACCCCTACACCTTTCTTGTCCCTCTGAATCAATTGTTCGCAGGAGCCTGGCCATCTATGCCTAACGGTAGCAGCGAATGCGTCTACTCCTGGTTTATCGCCTCAACCTTCTTCTATAACCCCAAGCAGGGCTATATTAAACCCTTCTTCTCTGACGATGTGAAAGCTCAGGTAAATTGGACCTACTGGCAAGACTTAGCACAGATCTATGGGGTCGATAACAATGGCTTCGCGCGCACAACCTGGGGCAATGAAGGGGTTCAATATGGCCTGATGGCACTGCGCCGCGGCGATATCAGTATCGAAGAGTTTATTCATCTCAATCAATATATTGGCTCCTGGGTTCCTCAGGATAAGATGCGAGAAGAGACGGCATTTACGCCATTTGGAATGAAGTTTCCCTTGTGGTTAAGCCTTTGGAGCCGTAATAACATTACCGAACCTTCACCGGATATTGCGAAGAGAAAGCCTGCCGATCCGAAGGCTATCGATAATGGCTATCGTTATGGACAGATCTTTATTGGGAAGGCGGAGGTGCCTATCTTAGAGATCCGCCACTATCTGGAAGATGAGCTCAATATGCATCATACGGCCGCCTCTTTTGAGAGCCGTCTCAGGATCCAGAGTTATCAGGGCCATAACGATAATCAGGTTATCTGGATATCTCACAAGGACTACACCCCACTCAAGGAGGGGGTTGAGTATTTAGATCGCTGGCTAATGAATATAAAAGCCTCTGATGACAAAGATCCAGTGGCAGCGAAACCTCAATCGCTGCGCGACGCCTGTATAGGTAGTCGGGGAGAGATACTATTCGAAGGAGATAATGTCTGGGACGGGGAGTGGAACAGTAAACCCTCCGGGGAGTGCAGTAAAGTCTTCCCTAACTACAGCAATATTCGGGTTCAAGCAGGTGGCCCTTGGGCGGGGAGCATCTTTAAGTGTGGCCGGATCCCGGTTGCCAGTGCTATCGCAAATGGTACCTATGGTGACATATCTATGACCCCATACCTGCAAAAGCTAACATCGATATTTCCAGGTGGTGTCTGTGATTATAACCAAGGTGATATAGCCAGACCCGATATGGGATTAAGCCCTATGCTGCACGCAAAAAAGAGCCCTAAGATCAGATACAGCAATCAGACGAAAGCCAAATAA
- a CDS encoding ABC transporter permease → MGSTIDISWGQLALFMSVLFIPLLINRRFELRLGRDISIAVIRMTVQLILVGLYLEFLFELNSPLLNILWLSVMILIGASAIIGGVKLPKRVLYLPVFTGLIIAITPLMLILLALLLKPQPIFSAQYTIPLAGMLLGNSLSGNIVALQRLFSAFEEKRMEYEGVLALGGKPNQAAYPFVQSALKQSLAPILASMTTTGLVTLPGMMTGQILGGSDPMVAIKYQLVILVAIFVMLSVSVTISLVLSVRSSIEPTGFIKIRINKP, encoded by the coding sequence ATGGGATCGACCATAGATATCAGTTGGGGGCAATTAGCCCTATTTATGTCAGTACTGTTTATTCCCCTGCTCATCAATCGAAGGTTTGAACTCAGATTAGGCCGTGATATCTCCATTGCGGTGATACGAATGACGGTGCAATTAATCCTGGTTGGCTTATACCTGGAGTTTCTGTTTGAGCTCAACAGTCCACTGTTAAATATACTCTGGTTAAGCGTCATGATACTCATAGGAGCGAGTGCGATCATCGGCGGCGTTAAGCTCCCCAAGCGCGTCTTGTATCTTCCCGTTTTTACCGGGTTAATTATCGCCATAACACCGCTTATGCTTATTCTCCTGGCCCTCTTATTAAAACCGCAGCCCATCTTCAGCGCGCAATACACTATCCCACTCGCCGGCATGCTACTGGGTAATAGTCTCAGTGGGAATATTGTTGCCTTGCAAAGGCTATTTTCTGCCTTTGAGGAAAAACGAATGGAGTATGAAGGGGTCTTGGCCCTGGGGGGAAAACCGAATCAGGCGGCCTACCCTTTCGTTCAATCGGCCTTGAAGCAATCTTTAGCCCCTATTCTGGCCTCTATGACTACTACGGGGCTCGTTACACTACCGGGTATGATGACGGGTCAGATTTTGGGAGGCAGCGATCCTATGGTCGCTATCAAGTATCAGTTAGTCATACTGGTTGCGATATTTGTCATGTTAAGTGTGTCTGTGACTATTTCATTAGTCCTGTCGGTAAGAAGCAGTATTGAACCCACAGGTTTTATCAAAATCCGTATTAACAAGCCATAA
- a CDS encoding substrate-binding periplasmic protein — protein sequence MRIKQVVMICLAITTLIFNARASSLSELEYLTESYPPYNYQEEGELKGIAVDLLRAALARVGEGLPRENIQLLPWPRAYKMALAGPDRVLFSTTRTQLREDSFHWVGPIVETRVVLFARAESEINIHSIDELSNYSIGGIKDDIGEQLLLSFGVPAKHIKRANSAYSLLKMLNKGRIQLWAYEENVANWNIHNAGLDPSLFKSVFTLQESELYFAFSKDTDPELVNKLQLSIDEIKSEFIGDGNNLYEQIISKYR from the coding sequence GTGCGGATAAAACAGGTCGTGATGATATGTTTAGCTATCACAACGCTTATCTTTAATGCGCGGGCCAGCAGCTTGTCTGAGCTCGAGTATTTAACTGAATCCTACCCGCCATATAACTATCAGGAAGAGGGAGAGTTAAAAGGGATTGCGGTGGATCTGCTGCGTGCAGCCTTAGCCAGAGTTGGTGAAGGGCTCCCCAGAGAGAATATTCAGCTTTTACCTTGGCCCAGAGCCTATAAGATGGCCTTAGCGGGCCCTGACCGGGTACTTTTTTCAACGACTCGCACCCAGCTTCGTGAAGACTCATTTCACTGGGTCGGACCTATCGTTGAAACCCGGGTAGTGCTGTTTGCAAGGGCTGAGAGTGAGATCAATATTCATTCGATAGATGAGCTGTCGAACTACAGCATAGGCGGGATAAAGGACGATATTGGCGAGCAACTCCTGTTATCTTTTGGAGTGCCAGCGAAACATATTAAGCGGGCAAATAGTGCATACTCTCTGCTCAAGATGCTAAATAAGGGCCGTATTCAACTATGGGCCTATGAAGAGAATGTGGCCAATTGGAATATTCATAATGCTGGTTTAGACCCTAGTTTATTCAAGTCTGTTTTTACCCTTCAGGAGAGTGAGCTCTATTTTGCTTTCAGTAAAGATACGGATCCTGAGCTAGTCAATAAGCTACAGCTGTCTATCGATGAGATAAAGAGTGAATTTATTGGTGATGGCAATAATCTATATGAACAGATCATCTCTAAGTATCGTTAG
- the glnE gene encoding bifunctional [glutamate--ammonia ligase]-adenylyl-L-tyrosine phosphorylase/[glutamate--ammonia-ligase] adenylyltransferase, producing MENISNKSLPAIITDVADRYWQRLNEAWPELSTLIDKKHCDELYRIMGVSDFIAEQLCRHPDWIPALFDGQLVKVERLSFDRELHELMEPCRSEDEAKAILRCYRNRLMVRLAWRDFFGYVSLEDSLLDLSALSEALIIAGRDWLYRELCQQYGTPCDREGNPQPLMVIGMGKLGGRELNFSSDIDLIFTFPEHGETQGGRRALDNQQFFIKMGQRLVNLLHQVTVDGFVYRVDMRLRPYGESGPLVVSFSALEDYYQEQGRDWERYAMVKARALGPWTAFSDELHSMLRPFVYRRYIDFSAIESLRKMKQLITQEVRRRKLTDNIKLGAGGIREVEFVVQSFQLIRGGREPSLRQQSLFAAIDTLYTLGQLEYLAVDDLKQSYLLLRRVENLLQAIGDRQTQTLPDNGLDWYRLCHCMGMASEAELRTHIESAMSKIHRHFNDTVGGNEQDESSQLWTQQLWSVQEDEHAQALISEQSIEDPDLWPMLKSWRDTIAKRSIGPRGRDTLDKLMPWLLRELTPLVSPSKAFEPVSKVLDQILTRTTYLELLYENPGARQQLVSLCCASPWISAQLAKFPMLLDELIDPAQLYDTTSLDDYGSELRQYLLRVPEEDMEQQMEGLRQFKLSQQLKIAAADVTGVLPVSQVSNHLTLLAEAIIEQVVMQAWLQVSSRHGVPTHLDEGDMGFAVIGYGKAGGIELGYGSDLDLVFLHSYSRERFPENTETNGERPIEVGHFYLKLAQRILHLFSTRTNSGELYEVDMRLRPSGASGLLVSEIEHFGQYQREEAWTWEHQALVRARFMFGDNALSSRFSTLRSEVLQLHREKETLAQEVREMRLKMREHLLKVSPDMFDLKQSAGGIADIEFIAQYLVLANANEHSELSIWSDNIRIFSTLGELALLPQLDAQELIQAYLFLRDENHRLTLQQKPGQLALELVELHAQRVIEIYQNVLEF from the coding sequence ATGGAAAATATCAGTAACAAGTCGTTACCCGCCATTATCACTGACGTTGCGGATCGTTACTGGCAAAGGTTAAATGAAGCGTGGCCTGAGCTCTCGACCTTAATAGATAAGAAGCATTGCGATGAGCTTTACCGGATCATGGGGGTGAGTGATTTTATCGCGGAGCAATTATGCCGACATCCTGACTGGATCCCCGCCCTATTCGATGGGCAGTTAGTTAAGGTTGAAAGGCTAAGTTTCGATAGAGAGCTGCATGAACTCATGGAGCCTTGCCGTAGCGAAGATGAAGCGAAAGCCATTTTAAGGTGCTATCGAAATCGGTTGATGGTGCGACTGGCCTGGCGAGACTTTTTCGGATATGTGAGCCTCGAAGACTCGCTGCTCGATCTCTCTGCCCTGTCTGAGGCGCTGATCATTGCCGGACGTGACTGGCTCTACCGTGAGCTCTGTCAGCAATACGGAACGCCTTGTGACCGTGAGGGAAATCCTCAACCCTTGATGGTTATCGGAATGGGTAAGCTGGGGGGACGTGAACTCAATTTTTCTTCAGACATCGATCTTATCTTTACCTTCCCTGAGCACGGAGAGACACAAGGTGGCCGCCGCGCCTTGGATAATCAACAGTTCTTTATTAAAATGGGCCAGCGTCTGGTGAATCTGCTCCATCAGGTTACTGTGGATGGTTTTGTCTACCGTGTCGATATGCGACTTCGCCCCTATGGAGAGAGTGGCCCTCTGGTGGTCAGCTTCAGTGCTCTGGAAGATTATTATCAGGAGCAGGGTCGCGACTGGGAACGTTATGCCATGGTGAAGGCGCGTGCGTTGGGTCCTTGGACTGCATTTTCTGATGAGCTGCACTCTATGCTGAGGCCATTTGTTTATCGCCGCTATATCGATTTTTCGGCTATTGAATCTCTGCGTAAAATGAAGCAGTTAATCACCCAAGAGGTCAGGCGACGTAAGCTTACCGATAATATAAAGCTGGGTGCCGGCGGGATCCGGGAAGTCGAATTCGTGGTGCAGAGTTTCCAGCTTATCCGTGGGGGACGGGAGCCTTCATTGCGTCAGCAAAGTCTGTTTGCCGCTATCGATACCCTGTATACCTTAGGACAGCTTGAATATTTGGCTGTCGATGATCTCAAGCAGAGTTACCTGTTATTGAGGCGAGTGGAAAACTTACTCCAGGCCATAGGCGACCGACAGACTCAGACCTTGCCCGATAATGGTCTGGATTGGTATCGATTGTGTCACTGCATGGGAATGGCTTCAGAAGCCGAGCTAAGAACGCATATCGAGTCTGCCATGAGCAAGATCCATCGACACTTTAATGATACGGTCGGGGGTAATGAGCAGGATGAGTCATCACAGTTGTGGACGCAGCAGCTCTGGAGTGTGCAAGAGGATGAGCATGCACAAGCGCTCATTAGTGAGCAGTCTATCGAAGACCCGGATCTCTGGCCCATGCTGAAATCATGGCGCGATACCATTGCGAAGCGTTCCATTGGACCTCGCGGCCGGGATACCTTAGATAAATTGATGCCCTGGCTCTTGCGTGAGTTAACTCCGCTGGTGTCTCCCTCCAAAGCCTTTGAGCCTGTGTCTAAGGTATTGGATCAGATCCTGACCCGCACGACCTATCTTGAACTCTTGTATGAGAATCCCGGCGCACGTCAACAGCTGGTGAGTTTATGTTGTGCCAGCCCATGGATTTCGGCTCAGCTGGCAAAATTTCCCATGTTGCTCGATGAGTTGATCGATCCGGCTCAACTCTATGATACGACCTCATTAGATGATTATGGCAGTGAGCTGCGTCAATACCTGTTGCGTGTGCCGGAAGAGGATATGGAGCAGCAGATGGAGGGGCTGAGACAGTTTAAACTATCGCAGCAATTGAAAATTGCCGCGGCTGACGTGACCGGAGTATTACCTGTGAGTCAGGTGAGCAACCATTTGACCTTGCTGGCAGAAGCGATAATTGAGCAGGTGGTGATGCAAGCCTGGTTACAGGTCAGTTCCCGCCATGGCGTTCCTACTCATCTCGATGAGGGGGATATGGGTTTTGCGGTTATCGGCTACGGTAAAGCTGGTGGGATTGAGCTGGGTTACGGGTCAGATCTTGATTTGGTCTTCCTGCACAGTTACTCCCGAGAACGTTTTCCGGAGAATACAGAGACTAATGGCGAACGTCCGATAGAGGTTGGCCATTTTTATCTCAAGTTGGCGCAAAGGATCCTACACCTGTTTTCAACCCGAACGAATTCAGGTGAGCTTTATGAAGTAGATATGCGCCTCAGGCCGTCCGGTGCTTCGGGTCTGCTAGTGAGCGAGATAGAGCATTTCGGTCAATATCAGCGTGAAGAAGCATGGACATGGGAGCATCAAGCCTTAGTGAGAGCTAGGTTTATGTTTGGAGATAATGCGTTATCCAGCCGTTTTAGTACGCTACGCTCCGAGGTTTTACAGTTACATAGAGAGAAGGAGACTCTGGCTCAGGAGGTGAGAGAGATGCGTTTGAAGATGCGAGAGCATCTGCTTAAGGTTAGCCCGGATATGTTCGATCTTAAACAGAGTGCTGGCGGGATCGCAGATATTGAGTTTATCGCTCAATACCTGGTGCTGGCTAATGCCAATGAGCACAGTGAACTCAGTATCTGGTCTGATAACATCAGAATCTTCTCGACTCTCGGAGAGTTAGCCCTATTGCCTCAACTCGATGCTCAGGAGTTAATTCAGGCGTATCTGTTTTTGCGTGATGAGAACCACAGGCTGACATTGCAACAAAAGCCCGGACAGCTCGCTTTGGAGCTGGTGGAGCTACATGCGCAGCGGGTGATTGAAATTTATCAAAACGTACTCGAGTTCTAG
- a CDS encoding DUF350 domain-containing protein: MTFFQNFGITTDLAIILVIDLTIAIILLTLMRYLQGWTAKVDSRIELAEKDNFAFGISTAGAIAGLGIVLTGAISGEAADSYIVEAIGMSVYGLFGLLLIKLGRYFHDKVALNELNKNEQILKGNISVAIVDACAAIATAIIIRAVLVWAEDLTLDTFIAIFSAFAISQLMLVLLTRFREFRYAKRNQDASMQDALVQGHTAVAIRHSGYMLAMALSFNAASHFIIYNPQAYIANLVGWFIFSIIMLVTLSVLIKIVKKLVLSKIHLAQEVEQQHNIGIATVELAISVAVALILTSLMY, from the coding sequence ATGACATTTTTTCAAAACTTCGGCATCACAACAGATCTAGCCATTATATTAGTGATCGATCTGACTATCGCCATTATTCTTTTAACCTTGATGCGCTACCTTCAGGGCTGGACAGCCAAGGTAGATAGCCGCATAGAACTGGCAGAGAAAGATAATTTTGCCTTCGGGATCAGTACCGCCGGCGCCATTGCAGGATTAGGTATCGTGCTCACCGGAGCCATCTCAGGTGAAGCCGCAGACTCCTATATTGTTGAGGCTATCGGCATGAGTGTTTATGGACTATTTGGCTTACTACTGATTAAGCTAGGTAGGTACTTTCACGATAAGGTTGCCCTGAATGAGCTCAATAAAAACGAGCAGATCCTCAAAGGGAATATCTCGGTTGCGATTGTCGATGCCTGCGCTGCAATTGCCACAGCCATCATCATACGTGCAGTATTGGTCTGGGCCGAAGACCTGACCCTTGATACCTTCATAGCCATCTTCAGTGCCTTTGCCATTTCACAGCTAATGTTGGTACTGCTAACCCGCTTTCGCGAATTTCGCTACGCCAAACGAAATCAAGATGCCTCGATGCAAGATGCACTTGTTCAAGGCCACACCGCGGTAGCTATCCGTCATAGTGGCTACATGTTGGCCATGGCGCTGAGCTTCAACGCTGCCAGCCATTTCATCATCTATAACCCTCAAGCCTATATCGCCAATCTTGTGGGCTGGTTCATCTTCTCAATCATTATGTTAGTCACTCTCTCTGTACTGATTAAGATAGTGAAAAAGCTGGTGTTATCTAAAATACATCTAGCTCAGGAGGTCGAGCAGCAACACAATATCGGTATCGCTACCGTGGAGCTGGCAATTAGTGTAGCTGTAGCCCTTATTCTAACGAGCCTAATGTACTAG
- a CDS encoding polyamine aminopropyltransferase, with translation MKDLSPALGTNTIGRERKLSWFDDTLLLGIMAVLAGCGLIYEYLLSHYAGRILGALEAAIYTMIGLMIVSMGVGAFAARKIRCAFTGFAVLELSVALCGSLAILITAAIIGFGQQLPLIIASTLGLPPDQLPEGGFIGLLQHLSEYLPYFWGVLLGLMIGMEIPLIARVRQSLCDEHLMHNAGTIYGADYIGAGIGAAIWVSFMLAIDIQLAAALTASFNLLAGFIFIWRFWDRIRFVKTLLVGHFIASGILLMLAWHGPGWEQNFNNLLYKDEVIYAKSTRFQQLTFTERLRGSGLEPVYSLYINGRLQFSSQDEHIYHAFLVHPTLEASARHNKVLIIGGGDGLGLKQVLKWQPEQVTLMDLDRDLLELFTSHDADMPTRLSQTLLKLNGDALNDPRVEVVVDDAFNGVDKLLKRGDRYDAIIVDLPDPSHPDLNKLYSDLFYKKLKELLSSDGALTVQSTSPYHAPKAFISVGKTLALAGFNVSQYHHNVPSFGEWGWSIATASGKSAKNRLSDIEHLSIEDDWLTPGLIKGSFEFPGNFYQDMDKIEPNRIGSMQLYQYHQKAWTENQGVTLF, from the coding sequence GTGAAGGATCTATCCCCTGCACTAGGCACAAATACCATAGGCAGAGAACGAAAGTTAAGCTGGTTCGACGACACCTTGCTACTCGGCATAATGGCCGTATTAGCAGGCTGTGGCTTGATCTATGAATACCTTCTCTCTCACTATGCGGGTCGAATTCTGGGAGCATTAGAAGCTGCTATTTATACCATGATAGGCCTGATGATCGTCTCCATGGGAGTCGGTGCCTTTGCCGCCAGGAAAATACGTTGTGCCTTTACCGGTTTTGCCGTTCTGGAGCTCAGCGTCGCCCTGTGCGGCTCCCTGGCGATACTCATCACCGCCGCGATTATCGGTTTCGGTCAGCAACTACCACTCATTATCGCCAGCACGTTAGGCCTGCCGCCAGATCAGCTACCCGAAGGTGGCTTTATCGGCTTGCTTCAGCACCTGAGTGAATACCTGCCTTACTTCTGGGGCGTATTGCTCGGCTTGATGATAGGTATGGAGATCCCGCTCATTGCGCGTGTAAGACAGTCTTTATGTGATGAACACCTGATGCACAATGCTGGCACCATCTATGGCGCCGATTACATTGGTGCGGGTATCGGTGCTGCCATCTGGGTCAGCTTCATGTTAGCTATCGACATCCAGCTGGCTGCCGCCTTAACAGCCAGCTTTAATCTCTTGGCCGGCTTTATCTTTATCTGGCGCTTCTGGGATCGAATTAGATTTGTTAAAACCCTACTTGTAGGCCATTTTATCGCCAGTGGCATTCTGTTGATGTTGGCCTGGCATGGCCCGGGCTGGGAGCAAAACTTTAATAACCTGCTCTATAAAGATGAAGTGATCTACGCCAAATCTACTCGCTTCCAACAACTGACATTTACCGAGAGGCTCAGAGGCAGCGGCCTGGAACCGGTGTACTCTCTGTATATCAATGGAAGGTTGCAGTTCTCCAGTCAGGATGAGCATATCTATCATGCGTTTTTAGTCCATCCGACACTGGAAGCCAGCGCACGTCATAATAAGGTATTAATCATAGGTGGAGGCGACGGTTTAGGGCTAAAACAGGTACTAAAATGGCAGCCTGAGCAGGTCACCCTGATGGATCTGGACCGGGATCTTCTCGAGCTATTTACCTCTCATGATGCAGACATGCCCACTCGATTAAGTCAGACCCTGCTAAAACTGAACGGTGACGCACTCAATGATCCCAGAGTCGAGGTCGTTGTCGACGATGCCTTTAACGGAGTCGATAAGCTGCTGAAGAGGGGCGACAGGTATGATGCCATCATCGTCGACTTGCCCGATCCCAGCCATCCAGATCTCAACAAGCTATACTCAGATCTTTTTTATAAGAAACTGAAGGAACTCTTAAGCAGTGATGGTGCTCTAACGGTACAGTCGACCTCGCCTTATCATGCCCCTAAGGCCTTTATATCCGTCGGGAAAACGTTAGCACTGGCAGGCTTCAATGTCAGCCAATACCATCACAATGTACCCAGTTTTGGTGAATGGGGTTGGAGCATAGCCACAGCATCGGGCAAGAGTGCTAAAAACAGATTAAGCGATATTGAACACCTATCCATAGAAGACGATTGGTTAACACCAGGACTCATTAAAGGGTCATTTGAGTTCCCGGGCAACTTCTATCAGGATATGGATAAGATCGAGCCCAACCGCATAGGCTCTATGCAACTGTACCAATATCACCAAAAGGCATGGACAGAAAATCAAGGCGTCACACTTTTCTGA
- a CDS encoding YjfI family protein, with translation MNIHTIANHLNDLCDKSHTGLQFDCYPIDGEVEVLQVNIVGREEIPVFVSVTENQVLCISYLWGEDEVNQDRRLAMFETMLELNIPMPLSSFAKIDDKYVIYGALSVQSDMQEIEQELSVLSDNCLEVIDEMVEYLK, from the coding sequence ATGAATATTCACACTATTGCCAACCACCTCAATGACCTTTGTGATAAAAGCCATACCGGCTTGCAATTTGATTGCTATCCAATCGACGGCGAAGTAGAGGTTTTACAAGTCAATATCGTTGGACGTGAAGAGATCCCAGTATTCGTATCGGTGACAGAAAACCAAGTTCTCTGCATCAGTTACCTTTGGGGAGAAGACGAAGTAAATCAGGACCGTCGTTTAGCGATGTTTGAGACAATGTTAGAACTCAACATCCCGATGCCACTGTCATCATTTGCAAAAATTGATGATAAGTATGTGATTTACGGCGCACTGTCTGTTCAATCAGACATGCAGGAGATAGAACAGGAGCTTTCCGTTCTTTCCGATAACTGCCTGGAAGTCATCGACGAAATGGTCGAGTACTTAAAGTAA
- a CDS encoding PspA/IM30 family protein has translation MGILNKILTAFRGGATEVGQGIVDANSTRIFEQEIRDAENHLTKAKRELTDVMAKEMQASREIDRLKRSISEHEGYATQALEKENETLAMEVAEKISQLDQELAEQEGANVNFTAHATRLKDLVRKTERQLTDYQRQLSMVKTTESVQKATASITDSFAGSSSKLLNAKDSLERIKARQQQFDDRLVAAEQLADENSDKSLHDKLAEAGIGEQKSNANAVLDRLKARK, from the coding sequence ATGGGCATACTAAACAAGATTTTAACCGCTTTTCGTGGTGGTGCAACAGAAGTTGGTCAAGGCATCGTCGATGCAAACTCTACTCGTATCTTCGAGCAAGAGATCCGTGATGCGGAAAACCACCTGACAAAAGCTAAACGTGAATTAACTGACGTTATGGCCAAAGAGATGCAGGCCAGCCGCGAAATAGACCGCTTAAAGCGCTCCATCAGCGAACATGAAGGCTATGCCACTCAAGCACTCGAGAAAGAGAATGAAACCTTAGCGATGGAAGTGGCTGAGAAGATCTCTCAACTAGACCAGGAGCTTGCAGAGCAAGAAGGTGCAAACGTTAACTTCACTGCTCATGCGACTCGTCTTAAAGACCTCGTGCGTAAAACTGAGCGCCAGCTAACTGATTACCAACGTCAACTGAGCATGGTAAAGACCACTGAGAGTGTTCAAAAGGCAACGGCTAGCATCACAGACTCTTTCGCAGGTAGCAGCTCTAAGCTATTAAATGCTAAAGATTCACTGGAGCGTATCAAGGCTCGTCAGCAGCAGTTTGATGACCGTCTGGTCGCAGCTGAGCAACTTGCCGATGAAAACAGTGATAAGTCACTACACGATAAACTTGCGGAAGCGGGCATTGGCGAGCAAAAATCGAATGCTAATGCAGTACTTGATCGCCTGAAAGCGCGCAAGTAA